The genomic stretch TGAGAGACTAAATGAAACAGatataacaaaaacacaaatcacaCTGACAGGGAATGGAAAGACTCACCAGGTGGCACAACCTGAAATTGGGGTGCACCGGGTTGCATAACATGAAATTGGGGTGCACCGGGTTGCATAACCTGAAACTGGGGTGCATCGGGTTGCATAACCTGAAACTGGGGTGCACCGGGTTGCACAACCTGAACCTGTGGTGCACCAGATTGTACAACCTGAACTTGGGGTGCACCGGGTTGCACAACCTGAACCTGGGGTGCACCGGGTTGCACAACCTGAAGATGAGGTGCACCGGGTTGCACAACCTGAAGATGAGGTGCACCGGgttgcacaacctgaagctgggGTGCACCAGGTTTGGAAACTGGCATTTCATGTGCTGGAAGAGACGGAGTGAAGATGAAGTGACACATGAAGATCAGTGCTCACATACAGACAATAAACTGAATGTCACTAATGGCTTACCAATTTGTTGAACTGCCATAGTTTGGGGGGGACCGATGTATGGTGGTGGCATTGGGACTGCGGCTGGCTGACTCTTCCCCATGTGGATATGGATATCTGCCATGTGCTGTGTTGTATAGAGTCCAATGGAGGGAGATTGTATATTTTAGAGAAATAAATGTTCATATTCATTTTGAACCCCTTTGCATgttcaaaaaggagtaggaagaagcaaagcttattccgtttcacatcaattgctaatacatttgttcacttcctgtattcaacatgAACCATTTACtaattttgaaaaatggaaACCAGATTGAAATACAACATGATAATGCAGTGTTGTGATAGATTGATAATTTATGGAacattgacaataaaataacaataaatataaaataattagtgATGGAGTTAATAGCTGACCGACAAcgcccccctaaataaatggctttataaatgaaaaaaagcagaaGACATCGCCACTCATCGCTCATCTCCCCTTAGTAACCATCCaatgggagggatggaggcgtgggtgcgcggtGATGCGCCAGAGAAATACCCCTTCATATGAAGCAGTGTACCTTTACAGCAAACTTTATTATAAGTCATAGTTATAAAGACTAGCTTATGGGAGAATTAATTGTCAAAACGTAAACAAGTAACATAGAAGCTTATTGTTTAAGCGCATGTATTTATGTCAACCTTTACTTAGTGTGTTATTACTGATATGACAGGTACATGGGTGTTACAACCAAGgggaatataatatatttaatcagGACATAGGAGGCGagaaaataatttcaacaaaaGTATTCTTCTGCgtttccatttctttttcttaGTTTATTCATATCAATAAACTTGCGTTGATTTCTCACCTCCTGTGTCCAGTGTTGGCAACTTGGCCTCTTTATCTTTAAATCTGACAAGTTTCCAAACCCTCTTGGTGACAtattttttgggggattttaGGAGGGTCAAAATGGTAAAGTATGTTATGTTCCACAATAGAACTGTGTTCTGGGTGACCTGAAATGGTATTTTCTGAAAATGGCTTCCAAAGTGGTAAAATCTGGAAAAGCCGGCTTGTTGTCATGTAGACAGGCAATAcgagaataatgatgtcaccTCGTCACATAACAAGATCTGATAATATCTTTACAGTTGTTGCCTTATACTCCATAACGACACACAGAAGTACTTTTACTTCTCATAAGCGGAACACAACAGACTTATGCACATTTGTAAGTTGTCCATActgtaggtgtgaatgtgagtgtgaatggttgtttgtctatatgtggcctgtgactGGTTGCCGACCAGCGCAttatgtaccccacctctcaatccagctgggataggctccagctcacctgtgaatGGAGAAATGTCTAATTAAAtctaattaaaaatcattaattcattttctactgcttttcctcacgaggatcgtaggggttgctggagcctatcccagctgtcttcaggcaataagcggggtacaccctggactggtggccagccaatcacagggcacatacagacaaacaaccattcacactcacattcatacctatggaatatttggagttgccaattaacctagcatgtttttggaatgtgggaggaaaccggagtacccggagaaaactccacacagagatggccgagggtggaattgaacccttgtctcctagctgtgaggtctgcgcgctaaccactcgatcgccgtgcagcaaTTAAAAATCatctattttttaaaagaacaaATACATAAAGTTGTGACTTATATCCGCCCATCATTTTCTGTAGCTGAACGCTACCTTCATGAAAATAAGGCAAGCCAACCTCTCATCTGTGACTGTATCTGTTATTACAATCACCTTTTTGAATATAAAAAGCAAGCTCAGGAGCTAAAATTCAACCTAATTCCTAATTTCAGATGTCATTCAATTTAGACACTAAAGCATACTATAtcatacacacaaaataaatacgTACATAGCTGACAGGGCATACCTGGTATAAGAGAGTCTGGCAGCAGGTTTGAGCGCTACTGGCAAGGAAAACTATACATAAGCTGATGCTTCAGAGAAGGTGGAGCAACACACCTACAAAAAGTTTTTTGGTCCGGGTGGAACTTGCTGAAAGTTGTTTAACCAAACATTAGGAGTGgtgtatgtactatataatgAGCATTATCATAAATCAAAAATCCATTCAATTTACTCTGTGTACGGTATTCAAAATCTGTAATGTTAAACTAATTCTGACCATAATTACTATGTTgaaaacatgtgttttttttgtgtttgtttgtatgttcTTTACTTTACTTCATGTTATAATATGGGATGATTACAGTGGTAAAAGAGAAGTGCAAAACACCTCATCAATACcaacaaattatatatatttttcccatCACAGTTAGcatcacatcaaataaaacaaactgaAAAGTACAATAACAGTTGACAGATGCAGgctgtactgtactactactgtaTTTGGTCGGTTATATTATTCTAATGTTCTCATGTAATCTAATGTTCTTCCACAGTAAATTGTTTGAATAGAGGATCAGCATGAAACTATGCCCCCTTGAACCATTGGGCCATTGGTATATTTTTCTGTAGACTGAAAACAAGGGCTCTCAATTGATTAATTTTTTAgccagattaatcacagatttaaaaattaatcacaatcaatcaCCATTAGcaaatgtctgaaatatgcaatttttttttactgtatttaatgaatagaaagataaatgGTGCTATATATTTGTATAGGTCCGCACGATGATgagtggttaggccacacagctaggaaacctgggttcgattctcctttcgcatctctgtgtggagtttgcatgttcttcccatgcatgtgtgagttttctccggttactccggttgcatgctaggttcattggcgacaccaaattgtccataggtatgaatgtgagtgtgaatggttgtttgtctatatgtgcactgcgattggctggcgaccagtcagctaggataggctccagcatacccgcgaccctagtgaggataagaggcatagaaaatgaatgaattgatatatttgtatgtattaagagctccaaatgaactgaatcaAGTCTATTTGTCTAACAGTAGCAGaatatttgaatcacactttaaaacGCGTTATTATAAGCAATGAGGGATTGTGTTCACAGACATCATGTAATATTTCTCTACAAACAATGCTAAATTGTATTCACTCATCAAAACACTCATCAAAAGTGCTCCATGGGACACAGCAACAGGCTGTCTGTGTATCAACATGGAGACCAGTCCCGGTATACATGCGCTGGCCCAAACAGAACACTAGGGGCTAGATAAACACAAGCGTAATGTTTAAGCAGGTACATTTATTGCGTCAACCTTTAATTGTCGTGTTGGCATTAACTGCTGCATGGCAATGTAGAAAACCTGCCAGTCAAGTTtggtagatttttttaaatgtttgacaTGGTATGACAGGCATTTGGGTATGTTTTGGGTCAGTAGTTTTCAACTGGTTTGGTTACTGACAAGCAGCGAACAAATTTAGGAAACTTTTCaactcatcattcattttctaccgcttatcctcacgagggtcgcaggggagaggcgggtgagaggcagggtacaccctggactggtcgccagccaatcacagggcacatatagacaaacaaccattcacactcacattcatacctatggacatgctaggttaattggcgactccaaattgtccataggtatgaatgtgagtgtgaatggttgtttgtctatatgtgccctgtgattggctggcgaccagtccagggtgtacccaggtGTAtgccagacagctgggataggctccagcaaccttgcgaccctcgtgaggataagcggtagaaaatgacggtctagtgattagcgcgcaaacctcacagctaggagaccagggttcaattccaacctcggccatctctgtgtggagtttgcatgttctccccgtgcatgcgtgggttttctccgggtactgcggtttcctcccacattccaaaaacatgctaggttaattggccactccaaattgtccataggtatgaatgtgagtgtgaatggttgtttgtctatatgtgccctgtgattggctggcgaccagtccagggtgtacccaggtgaatcccagacagctgggattggctccagcaacctcgcgaccctcgtgaggataagcggtagaaaatgaatgaatgaatgaattacatgggcgacacggcggtctagtgattagcgcgcaaacctcacagctaggagaccagggttcaattccaacctcggccatctctgtgtggagtttgcatgttctccccgtgcatgcgtgggttttctccgggtactccggtttactcccacattccaaaaaacatgctaggttaattagcgactccaaattgtccataggtatgaatgtgagtgtgaatggttgtttgtctatatgtgccctgtgattggctggccaccagtccagggtgtaccccgcctctcgcccaaagacagctgggataggctccagcaccctcgcgaccctcgtgaggaaaaagcggtagaaaatgaatgaatgaatgaattccatcTCCCTTGGATCTTGGATTATAGCTCAGCAACATGACCTGTAATGTCATAAACTGACCACTTGGTAGAAGCATTCCACCAAGAATCTAATGGGAAGTCTGGTACACCAGACAGCTTTTGtgtaatttttgtcacatgttGTGATtccttttaaaataatttttctgtTTGGCTTCCTGATTTTGTTTGGATTCATTTCACTTCTTTTGCTGCTTTTCAATGTAAACAGCATGTGGTTCACAAATGACCAAATTGATATGTGCTACAGTATTCCTTTGTTTATCAATTCCATCCatagagataaaaaaaacaagggcaGTCCTGGCAGTGTGACCTATCACATTCAGGTACTGACTTGTACACAGATCAAATTGCCCCTGTACTCCCGGGGCAACAGCCAGACTCTAAAATGGACTTTCCCAggaaggctgaggagtgtgaccCCCATCTGGAATGCAACCTCTTGTCCACCACTTCAATCTACCAAAGTGCTTTGATTTCGCTGTATTTTGTATGCTGCATGCTGGAACCTTTggcatttataataataataataatacattttatttgtatagtgcttttcaagatactcaaagacactttacaaaagaatgaagttgaatagagcaagtaaacagaataaaagacacaccaaaatacaacattcattggttagtacacagttaaaaaagcggggcggggcacagcagtcagatatagaaggttagacattaaaaacagatttaaagaggtgggtttttagttgttttttgaaggtgggaaggtcagggcaagcacggagtgagtggggcaaagagttccagagggtgggggcagcgatggagaaggctctgtctcccatTTGCTCTCCTGCATCCCATATGGACTCCAAAAAGGTCGGGTACCCTGGACTGCTTTTAGGAATGTAAGCACAAACTACAGTTAGAGCCCTTTCCCCAACCTGAAGGCTCAAGGAAATAACTGTCTTGTTCACCAGGGACTACACCAACACGTATAGACAGCAAGCCAATTAAGAAGCTTCCAACAAGAGCAAACCTATTGCACTTTTCCAACTATAATTAGTTGGCTGCTTGGTGACACCATAAAGCCTGTCAGCAGCTCCTAAATGGCTTTAGTTTGCTCGACGACATGATCGTTGTCACTTATACTGGATCACTGAAATCACTGTTGATGTTCAATGACAATCACTTCCATCCCATTGATCAATGTAATGAGTGATGTCAGACATTCTGCAaaacatagaccaggggtctcaaactcaatttacctgggggccactggagctagggtctgggcaaggctgggccgcatcaggtttttccccccaaaaaagtctGTATGTATCATTTTGACTCCCAAGTTGAAACTTCTGCTCTGTTATACAGTaaaactcggatatatcggattcaattgttcccactggttttgtccgatataggcgaaatccgttatatgcgtataccagaaaatgtccgttttacgcatatatgggatttatatccggtatatgcgtaaatcggattttatccgttataaaaaggcacttccttgactatgtttccaatgtacctggactgggcaatgaaaagagacgtaaggtaatgagaattgaactttattggactctgagcataacaaattgttaattaagctaggccctgttacgcccgtcaggcctacgttatttccaatagtgaggttaagatctcattcactgctgtgctagtattattgacgtcactcacttttatatttgtcctaaatctggagccaggagaaagacaatagccagtgacatcaacaagattagcataacgatgcggccatccgatatatgccagggaaatttcatggaaatgcattggaacgggactggagattttgtccgaaataggcgaaacccgttataaaaaatccgatatatgcaatgaatttttattggaaatgcattacagaaaaatcggttcttttttatctgtccgttgtgagcgaatttccgatatatccgagtccgatatatccgaggtttactgtatactcATTCCATCATTGAGAAAAAGCTATAAAAAGGAATCCTAAAAAGCACTATATGCATATGACACAACCAATATGTAAGACTCAGTTGATGTCTCTCTCTGGAGAACAAACACATATTCATCCTCCGGAAGAGAGTatctaatgattttttttctccctttcctTTGGCGAAGAGGCCAATTTTCCTGAAGCTGTGATAACTCCTCGTTGATTAGCTTTGAACATGTTGACGCTGTGATTGGAAGTGCAATGGAAAGAGCTCTTGGGGTATTAAATGGTGTCTGAAGGAAAAACACTGGTCAGATGGCCTGAATGCCACAGCAGGATGGAAAACTCACACATTGGTACATGTACTCTGGTTTAACTCAATGATCTGATATTCagataataattttaattgtatGTTGGAAAGGCAGTTTTTGTTCCTTTTAAATGATGCCCGATTTGTAAGTACCATTTGTGGAACGAGCAGCATGATTGACGATGTGCATCGGGGGCATATGAAACGTCCTTTTCTGTTGTTTGAGTTCTTTAATGGCTTGGACGATTTGAGCATTTGGTAAATTTCACATAAACGCAACACATTTAAGTGCACAGGTTGAAAATGAATAGGTTGTCCAAAGGTGGTAGATTTATTATCATAATCTACCAAACACGTTATTGAAGTGTTTTTGGCATACTTCAGTCATATGTCAAGCTGGTAACACTAGTTTACTGACCTCATGGTTTTCTATGCCCCCATTTTTGGATGATACCATTTCTTCAGAAAGTTTGCCTTGGTTTTTACACATTTTCTCTGTTTTTGTACTGTTGGATAAAATGATTACACTTTTTATTTGGCCTATATCAGCTCAGTACTCAGTACAAATTGAGATAAAAGTGGCTAAGTctcatttattttgatgaacTGACAATCAATTGACAACTGTGCTGCTTAGCTAATGTATTCAAGATATTAATtatatagttttacatgaaaattgCACctgtttatacaatatatttagaaaaaaaatagataaaatcaaataaaaaaatctaaattatatCAAAATAGATTTTTGCTTTAAagttatatttagatttttgaaaatatttaaattgcACTTCTTAATCTGTCAAGAAAACCCTCTCAATTTCAAttatcagccgataccaatatATATAACTGGACgtaacagagatgaggatgctgaggttctcattgggagtgaccaggatggacaggatcaggaacaagtacatcagagggacattacatggcCTTGGATTCTACAGAAAAAAATTCCATGTGACATCACCAAACATGTACAACCACAATCCTTTATTTCATggtaacccagcaaaaaaatatgaataatataaacaCATGCATTTGTAAGagtatatttttgatttttttttttaaacaaattacattaaataaccAATTGCATGTacacacaatattttaatataacttCCGTATCAAATATAAGCATTAGGTAACATAGTACTTCAAGAACATAATCTGTGTTTAGTGCTATAGCAATAAACCACAGTGTCTTACATTGTCTTACAGTAGACAAACATCCACATAGTACAggcacatatacagtacactggCATATTGACATTTCAGTCTTACTGTATAATAACACAGCCGTACAAGCTAATTCAGGGTATGTGCTGGTATATTATCACAAGTACACATTGAgtaatttacattttacttcACATTTCCAACAAATAAGCACAAATATACCTAACCTGATAGTACATGGTACTACATTCATCACAATTTACAAATCAAACGTCACCGGAAGCCACAAAATAATGCACTTTTGTTTTCGTGAGACATGAAGTTAAACGTGAACATTGAGCTTGTTGTCTGTTTATAGAAGCACTTGAtggtgtagagcaggggtgggcaaactacggcccgggggccacatccggcccgccaagtgtttgaatacggcccgcccaatctttcaaatgtatttcatttaaagtcaacatacaacctggcatcatggcctgagccaaccttttgatggttttatcaatttcgttttttgacatggtctgttgtttacaaagtgctcctgaaaaaagggacacaagcacataataataataataataattattattattattagattattataattattattagaactattatgattattataattattatattaatgctaattattatattaatgctaattatgatattaattatatataatattattgttatatttgcatattgtacataataataatataataattattattttaattttattgtaattgttataatattttattatttttaaaatatttaaatataaatataaaataataaataataatagcagattgcatgacaattttacagatacaataataccaggtggactgttacgtgtaaaatatatagtctgccccccccccccgtaaattttgtcatatcaatgcggcccgcgagtcaaaaagtttgcccacccctggtgtagagtgTCTACAAGGCACTTAAATCAGTGGGATGCACTGAGGGAAAGGAGGAAACCAGTTTGAAAAAATCTCTTTagatttatactgtatgtattggaTAACAGACAGACGTATTCATGAGGTTGTTTCACCATATGGAGCATCAATAATGCAATGCAGAATGAGGGCGTCATCAGTGGAACGGGCTGTTTTGGCAATTTGGCTAGGGGTGCCGTTGCCCTCAGGGGGCGccaaaaaatggggaaaaaaagttcaccttcaaaattcattcattcattttctaccgttttttcctcacgagggtcgcgggggtgctggagcctatcccgagagaggcggggtacaccctggactggtccccagccaatcacagggcacatatagacaaacaaccattcacactcacattccaccgagggtggaattgaaccctggtctccttgctgtgaggtttgcgcgctaaccactagaccgccgtgccgctcaccttcaaaataattatattaaaagtaGTTATTACTATGAAGTCTTAATATGTAAATGTTCACATAGCCAATTAATATTTCTACAAATGATAACCAAGCCTGTCGTACTTTTTTCATATAGTTGTGTACTATATACAGTTGACACCAGACGTTTACATACACTGTGTAAAAAGGAacattaacacttttttttatcactataataaatttaataaaactgtaatttttCCTGTTTTAGTTCAGTTTGGATTACCAAAACTATGCGTACTTGCTAAACGCTGCAATTACGAGAGAGATAATAAaactaactaaactaaaattaattcaataaaaCTTTAATTTTTCCTCTTTTATTTCAGTTTGGATTACCAAAACTATGCGTACTTGCTAAATGCTGCAATTACGAGATAATATTTTAGGATTTTTTAAGGATTTTTTAGGATTTTCTTTCTGTCAAATGTGTACACGCTTCATTTTTTGCTCCTGACCTTCCGTCTCTCTGCCCCGGAACTTGTATTTCTGCTGCTAGATTTTTGCTTTAAAGTTATATTtagattttgaaaatatttaaattgcACTTCTTAATCTGTCAAGAAAACCCTCTCAATTTCAATTATCAGCTGATACCAATATATataactggaggtagcagagatgaggatgctgaggttctcattgggagtgaccaggatggacaggatcaggaacactctttgtttattattaaatacctTTTTCTACATTTGCCTTGGTCTCTGCTCTGGGGTCCTCCACCCAGCGTAACAAAAAGTGGTCTAAATTACATACTCggaatctgtaaaaatgtacataaaaaaaaaggatgtggagcccccaaatgactaaatatGCCCCTACCCGGGTTGTTTATAAAGCGGCACAATCAAAAAGGAGCTGAGGTGAGCACTAGCTTTGACCGTCAACTTCGACTGACTTATGGTTCATAATGGTTATTAATGGTTCATGACGACTCCATAAAGTGCAAAAAGCAAATGCTGTGTTTGTACTACTGTCTATAGCACATCATATAGTAGTACTACTTAGCCATATCAAAGTATTATCTACGATGACGATGGAGCCAGGGTGGTGACGGCGGCAACTTCAGCATTGGTTGCCATATGTGTTTCTATAATTGTGGGGGCCCTCGGGGGTCCGAGCAAATGCATGGAGGAAGGTTGGCAGCAGTGCAAGTTGTGGGACGTCCCATTGGTGGGATGAGCTGGCACGCTTGAAGGCTGAGGACAGATCTTCAGCAAGGAAGAAGAGAAACATTTCCATCAGAAAAAACAATTAGTCAAAGTACCATTTTGGGTGACTGATGTAAATTGACAAATTG from Doryrhamphus excisus isolate RoL2022-K1 chromosome 1, RoL_Dexc_1.0, whole genome shotgun sequence encodes the following:
- the LOC131140194 gene encoding lipopolysaccharide-induced tumor necrosis factor-alpha factor homolog — protein: MADIHIHMGKSQPAAVPMPPPYIGPPQTMAVQQIAHEMPVSKPGAPQLQVVQPGAPHLQVVQPGAPHLQVVQPGAPQVQVVQPGAPQVQVVQSGAPQVQVVQPGAPQFQVMQPDAPQFQVMQPGAPQFHVMQPGAPQFQVVPPVTVAPQTPIKDRPMVMTCPHCRTTGLTLTEYRNGNLTWIIFAVLFVLLLWPFSLIPFCVKSCKDVKHSCGTCGTPIHVYKRI